A stretch of Methanosphaerula palustris E1-9c DNA encodes these proteins:
- a CDS encoding TATA-box-binding protein, which produces MDKRPEDSLKIENIVASAKVTDHLDLPAIASQLEGAEYDKKRFPGVVIRIKDPKIAALVFNSGKVVLTGAKSIDILDRGIALLSDMLRAIGVEIDGTPTYTVQNIVTSADLGSTINLNKIAVGFNLNKIEYEPEQFPGLVYRLDDPKVVLLLFGSGKMIITGGKHTVDAERAVQRIMSDLTGLGLI; this is translated from the coding sequence ATGGACAAGAGGCCAGAGGATTCACTCAAGATTGAGAACATTGTTGCTTCTGCAAAGGTGACCGATCATCTGGACCTCCCGGCCATCGCCTCTCAGTTGGAGGGTGCAGAGTACGACAAGAAGCGTTTCCCTGGAGTCGTGATCCGAATCAAGGATCCAAAGATTGCAGCTCTGGTTTTCAACTCAGGCAAGGTGGTGCTGACGGGGGCTAAGAGTATCGACATTCTTGACCGGGGGATTGCTCTCCTCTCAGATATGCTCAGGGCAATCGGGGTTGAGATCGATGGAACGCCAACCTACACGGTCCAGAACATCGTGACCTCTGCAGACCTGGGTTCGACGATCAACCTGAATAAGATCGCAGTTGGATTCAACCTCAACAAGATCGAGTACGAGCCAGAACAATTCCCTGGCCTGGTCTATCGGCTCGACGATCCCAAGGTCGTGCTCCTCCTCTTCGGTTCGGGAAAAATGATCATCACCGGCGGGAAACATACGGTGGACGCAGAGCGAGCCGTGCAGAGGATTATGAGCGACCTGACCGGTCTTGGGCTGATCTGA
- a CDS encoding acyl-CoA dehydratase activase: MIVAGIDAGAATTKVVLLDDGDLLAYRVGPTGFDFREAIRAVLGGILAEVNLQERAVERICATGYGRKTVTCADRTVSEITAHARGVAALMPDADGIIDIGGQDSKVIQVRAGKVLDFLMNDRCAAGTGKFLEYTARALEVPLQDLGDLARASTSPVAISSTCTVFAESEVISLRAQGSTREDIAAGLIRGIAERVAVMARQVHLNGRVVFVGGVAKNSGVKAALEKELRLDLVVPPEPQITGALGAAIACME; encoded by the coding sequence GTGATCGTCGCCGGCATCGACGCCGGGGCCGCGACCACCAAGGTGGTACTTTTGGATGACGGCGACCTGCTGGCCTATCGGGTTGGACCGACAGGATTTGATTTTCGGGAAGCGATCCGGGCAGTCCTCGGCGGCATCCTTGCTGAGGTAAATCTGCAGGAAAGGGCGGTGGAGCGGATCTGTGCCACCGGGTACGGCAGAAAGACCGTGACCTGTGCTGATAGGACCGTCAGCGAGATCACTGCACATGCGCGGGGGGTCGCGGCCCTGATGCCGGATGCAGACGGGATCATCGATATCGGCGGCCAGGACAGCAAGGTGATCCAGGTGAGGGCCGGCAAGGTCCTGGACTTTCTGATGAACGACCGATGTGCTGCAGGGACTGGAAAGTTCCTCGAATATACGGCCCGGGCGCTCGAGGTACCGCTCCAGGACCTGGGTGACCTGGCCCGGGCGTCCACCAGCCCTGTCGCGATCAGCAGTACTTGCACCGTCTTTGCCGAGTCCGAAGTGATCTCGCTCCGGGCCCAGGGCAGTACCCGGGAGGATATCGCTGCCGGCCTGATCAGGGGGATAGCAGAACGAGTGGCGGTGATGGCACGGCAGGTACACCTGAACGGCCGGGTGGTCTTCGTCGGAGGGGTGGCGAAGAACAGCGGAGTGAAGGCAGCGCTGGAGAAGGAACTCAGGCTTGACCTGGTGGTGCCGCCGGAACCCCAGATAACCGGAGCGCTGGGGGCGGCGATCGCCTGTATGGAGTGA
- a CDS encoding double-cubane-cluster-containing anaerobic reductase, which translates to MLSSASDPDRFTDAYPARITALTRERKAGTKIVGTFCLYVPDEIIYAAGADRMILCGGSNALIPAADEFLPRSLCPLIRSSFGSIITRDDPQTAACPHVALIDLVIGETTCDGKKKMFELLADLVPTHMIDLPQKPDTPGALLYFTSELQKFRRVMEELTGNQVTDEALWREIRNANRTRRLLMRLFTLRQQNPPPIGGVAVIRMMQRQFQLHPTEFRRRLETLVTRLEALQGTNQERTVKRPRILFSGCPVTAGNQKVPEIVEERGGVIVVEESCTGTRAFWHLVDENEERDPLVALAERYLQIPCACMTPNDRRIEHILDLVRQYSVDGVVYATLQNCQGYNTERHRVQQALKEVGVPMLAIETDYGDADKEQIGVRVEAFLEMIQ; encoded by the coding sequence ATGCTTTCGTCAGCATCAGATCCGGATCGCTTCACTGATGCGTATCCGGCCCGCATCACCGCCCTCACCAGGGAGAGGAAGGCCGGGACGAAGATCGTCGGAACGTTCTGCCTGTATGTCCCCGACGAGATCATCTATGCTGCAGGCGCCGATCGGATGATCCTCTGTGGCGGCAGCAATGCCCTCATCCCAGCGGCAGATGAATTTCTCCCTCGCTCCCTCTGCCCGCTGATCAGGTCCTCGTTCGGATCCATCATCACCAGGGATGACCCCCAAACAGCGGCCTGCCCGCACGTCGCCCTCATCGATCTGGTGATCGGAGAGACGACCTGCGACGGCAAGAAGAAGATGTTCGAACTGCTGGCCGACCTGGTACCAACTCATATGATCGACCTGCCCCAGAAGCCCGACACCCCGGGGGCCCTCCTCTACTTCACCAGCGAACTGCAGAAATTCCGCAGGGTGATGGAGGAACTGACCGGCAACCAGGTGACGGATGAAGCATTGTGGAGGGAGATCCGGAATGCCAACCGAACACGACGCCTGCTGATGCGCCTCTTTACCCTCCGCCAGCAGAATCCCCCACCGATAGGGGGAGTGGCAGTGATCCGGATGATGCAGCGACAGTTTCAACTCCATCCTACGGAGTTCAGACGCCGGCTTGAAACCCTCGTCACCAGGCTGGAGGCGCTGCAGGGGACCAATCAGGAGAGGACGGTGAAACGACCCAGGATCCTCTTCTCGGGCTGTCCGGTGACCGCAGGGAACCAGAAAGTACCTGAGATCGTTGAGGAACGGGGCGGGGTGATCGTCGTTGAGGAGAGCTGTACCGGGACCCGGGCGTTCTGGCACCTGGTCGATGAGAACGAGGAGCGAGATCCACTGGTGGCGCTGGCCGAACGCTACCTGCAGATCCCCTGCGCCTGCATGACCCCCAATGACAGACGGATCGAGCATATCCTCGACCTCGTCCGGCAGTACTCGGTTGACGGGGTGGTCTATGCCACGCTCCAGAACTGCCAGGGGTACAACACCGAACGGCACCGGGTGCAGCAGGCCCTCAAAGAGGTGGGAGTGCCGATGCTCGCCATCGAGACAGACTATGGAGACGCAGATAAGGAGCAGATCGGGGTCAGAGTGGAAGCATTTCTGGAGATGATCCAGTGA
- a CDS encoding YbhB/YbcL family Raf kinase inhibitor-like protein, with product MKPLTVRISVKNLPPQYTCDGNNVSPALEVDGIEENGIASLALMMTDADAPGGGTFPHWLIWNMDVVSIVPENIPKDLTVSFPISAVQGKNAKGEIGYSGPCPPNGQAHRYEIKVYGLDTRLELAPGSEQEDLVKAMQGHVIQFGTTSVVYGR from the coding sequence ATGAAACCCCTGACGGTGCGAATCTCTGTAAAGAACCTGCCACCCCAGTATACCTGCGATGGTAACAATGTCTCACCAGCGCTTGAGGTCGATGGAATCGAAGAGAACGGCATTGCGTCCCTTGCCCTCATGATGACTGACGCCGATGCCCCGGGTGGCGGCACATTTCCCCACTGGCTGATCTGGAATATGGACGTGGTCTCGATCGTCCCAGAGAACATCCCAAAGGATCTGACCGTCTCGTTCCCAATCAGTGCTGTGCAGGGAAAGAACGCAAAAGGTGAGATCGGATACAGCGGACCCTGTCCACCGAACGGGCAGGCACACCGGTATGAGATCAAGGTCTATGGGCTCGACACCAGACTTGAACTGGCGCCCGGTTCAGAACAGGAAGACCTGGTCAAAGCGATGCAGGGGCATGTGATCCAGTTCGGCACGACATCGGTCGTCTATGGCCGATAA
- a CDS encoding molybdenum cofactor biosynthesis protein MoaE codes for MAEEDRIRIAIQHEDFDIGVLIGEAREQSSGAIVTFVGIVRDDGIETLELEAYEEVAVRELRKIVEKAVSQHNLHSVTVVHRVGPLKVGENIVAIVVSAGHRREAFLGCEVIIDWLKTEVPIWKKEHRNDGATWVKGESPEAEHL; via the coding sequence ATGGCTGAAGAGGACAGGATCCGGATTGCAATCCAGCATGAGGATTTTGACATCGGTGTATTGATCGGAGAGGCCAGGGAGCAGAGCAGTGGTGCGATCGTTACGTTTGTTGGAATCGTCAGGGATGATGGTATCGAGACACTGGAGCTGGAGGCCTATGAGGAGGTTGCTGTCAGGGAATTGCGAAAGATCGTGGAAAAGGCTGTCAGCCAGCACAACCTTCATTCCGTGACCGTCGTCCACCGGGTTGGACCCCTGAAGGTCGGCGAGAACATTGTGGCTATCGTCGTCAGCGCCGGCCACCGGCGTGAGGCATTTCTCGGGTGCGAAGTTATCATCGATTGGCTCAAGACGGAGGTGCCGATCTGGAAGAAGGAACACCGGAACGATGGTGCAACCTGGGTGAAGGGAGAATCCCCTGAGGCAGAGCACCTCTGA
- a CDS encoding ubiquitin-like small modifier protein 1, giving the protein MTAITIRFFAQFRELLGERIQLVVPEGTTITEAVQIVCRERNEAATALFGEDGTFREYVILMQNGIRVNRTEAATTVVADEDEVAVFPPVAGG; this is encoded by the coding sequence ATGACAGCGATAACTATCAGATTCTTCGCCCAGTTCCGTGAACTGCTCGGCGAGCGGATTCAACTCGTGGTACCTGAGGGGACCACGATCACAGAGGCGGTACAGATCGTCTGCAGAGAGCGGAATGAAGCAGCAACGGCACTCTTTGGTGAGGACGGGACCTTTCGGGAGTATGTGATCCTCATGCAGAACGGCATCCGGGTGAACCGGACAGAGGCAGCGACAACGGTCGTTGCAGACGAAGACGAAGTGGCGGTTTTTCCCCCGGTTGCAGGAGGATGA
- the acs gene encoding acetate--CoA ligase, giving the protein MPEDFDVKLDNKYHLPDPAFIQNSSIMDYEKVYQESLSDPEGFWEKIAEDLHWYRRWDKVLEWEHPYARWFVNGKTNITYNCLDRHVFGGRRNKVALIWKGEGDDDERIFTYRHLYHAVNRFANGLRKLGVLKGDRVCIYMPMVPEQIIAMLGCARIGAVHTVVFGGFGSAALNARIVGAEAKIVVTADYAVRRGKSIPLKHLIEEAIINAPSVEHVIVLRRKQDQPIEIHSEMEIDYDELMASVDRKCEIEVMDAEDPLFILYTSGTTGAPKGIVHTCGGYMVGTYYTTKHVFDVKENDVYWCTADPGWITGHSYVVYGPLMQGTTVVIAECTPDYPDPGSWWSIMEEYGVNILYTAPTAIRMFMKMGELWPDRYDLSYLRVLGSVGEPLNPEAFEWFYKTIGKEKCPIVDTWWQTETGMHMLTTMVGQPMRPGFTGKSIPGVVVDVVDKDGESVPPGTGGFLVVKKPWPAMMRTVVNNDPIYRKYWSTIKDYYTAGDLAVKGDDGYIMVIGRSDDLIIVSGHNIGTAEVESALVSHKAVAEAAVIGKPDPMKGNIIKAFVTLRVGHQPTDRLRNELIYHVRITLGPIAMPSEIEFVDSLPKTRSGKIMRRVLKAQEMGLDPGDTSTLDE; this is encoded by the coding sequence ATGCCTGAAGACTTTGATGTGAAACTGGACAACAAGTACCACCTGCCTGATCCGGCGTTTATCCAGAACTCGTCGATAATGGACTACGAGAAGGTCTATCAGGAGTCACTCTCTGACCCGGAGGGCTTCTGGGAGAAGATTGCAGAGGATCTCCACTGGTATCGGCGCTGGGACAAGGTGCTCGAGTGGGAACACCCCTATGCCCGCTGGTTCGTCAACGGCAAGACCAATATCACCTACAACTGCCTGGACCGTCATGTGTTCGGTGGCAGGAGGAACAAGGTCGCCCTGATCTGGAAAGGGGAGGGGGATGACGATGAACGGATCTTCACGTACCGCCACCTGTACCATGCGGTGAACCGGTTCGCCAATGGACTTCGGAAACTCGGGGTTTTGAAGGGCGATCGTGTCTGCATCTACATGCCGATGGTTCCAGAACAGATCATCGCGATGCTCGGATGCGCACGGATCGGTGCGGTCCATACCGTGGTCTTCGGTGGGTTCGGATCGGCCGCCCTGAATGCGAGGATCGTCGGGGCAGAAGCCAAGATCGTTGTCACTGCAGATTATGCTGTCAGGCGTGGGAAGTCGATCCCGCTCAAGCACCTGATCGAGGAGGCGATCATCAATGCTCCGTCGGTCGAGCATGTGATCGTCCTTCGGCGGAAGCAGGACCAGCCGATAGAGATCCATTCTGAGATGGAGATCGATTATGATGAACTGATGGCCAGTGTGGATCGAAAGTGTGAGATCGAAGTGATGGATGCTGAAGACCCGCTCTTTATCCTGTACACCTCAGGCACCACCGGGGCACCGAAAGGGATCGTGCACACCTGTGGGGGGTACATGGTTGGCACCTACTACACGACCAAACATGTCTTTGATGTCAAGGAGAACGACGTCTACTGGTGCACGGCCGATCCCGGCTGGATCACCGGCCACTCGTACGTGGTCTACGGACCCCTGATGCAGGGGACCACCGTCGTGATTGCAGAGTGTACGCCTGACTATCCCGACCCGGGTTCCTGGTGGTCGATCATGGAGGAGTACGGGGTTAACATCCTCTATACAGCCCCGACTGCCATCCGGATGTTCATGAAGATGGGCGAACTGTGGCCCGATAGGTATGATCTCTCGTACCTCCGGGTGCTCGGATCGGTCGGGGAACCCCTGAATCCTGAGGCGTTCGAGTGGTTCTATAAAACGATCGGAAAGGAGAAGTGTCCGATCGTCGACACCTGGTGGCAGACCGAGACCGGGATGCACATGCTGACCACGATGGTCGGTCAACCGATGCGACCCGGGTTTACCGGGAAGTCCATTCCCGGCGTGGTTGTGGATGTGGTCGATAAGGACGGCGAATCGGTCCCCCCCGGAACCGGCGGGTTCCTGGTCGTGAAGAAACCCTGGCCGGCGATGATGCGGACGGTGGTGAACAACGACCCGATCTACAGGAAGTACTGGTCCACCATCAAGGATTACTACACCGCCGGGGACCTGGCCGTGAAGGGCGATGACGGGTATATCATGGTGATCGGTCGGTCGGATGACCTGATCATCGTATCAGGTCACAACATCGGGACAGCCGAGGTGGAGAGCGCCCTGGTCTCCCATAAAGCAGTGGCTGAGGCTGCAGTGATCGGTAAACCAGACCCGATGAAGGGGAATATCATCAAAGCCTTCGTTACGCTTCGGGTCGGTCACCAGCCGACCGATCGGCTCAGGAACGAACTGATCTACCATGTTCGGATCACGCTCGGCCCGATTGCGATGCCTTCAGAGATCGAGTTCGTCGACTCGCTGCCTAAGACGCGATCAGGAAAGATCATGCGCAGGGTCTTAAAGGCTCAGGAGATGGGACTCGATCCCGGGGATACCTCAACCCTGGACGAGTAA
- a CDS encoding HesA/MoeB/ThiF family protein: MLIFDEDGQERLKQATIVIAGAGGLGSPVAVYCAAAGIGRIVLIDKDTVDLSNLNRQILHSTPDIGRRKVISAEEKLQALNPDIEVVAIHETIDAGNIGDLVGDADGIVDAMDNYPIRFLLNQTALSKGIPLFHGAIRGFHGQATTIVPGETPCLSCIFPHAPPKEVFPVVGVTPGIIGMIQAGEVIKYLTGTGTLLAGRLLLWDGLNSRTEEITVAANPHCEVCGSPQKE, encoded by the coding sequence ATGCTGATCTTCGATGAAGACGGGCAGGAGCGACTGAAGCAGGCGACGATCGTAATCGCAGGCGCTGGAGGTCTCGGTTCACCGGTGGCAGTGTACTGTGCGGCTGCAGGTATTGGCAGGATCGTGTTGATCGATAAGGATACTGTCGACCTCTCCAATCTGAACCGGCAGATTCTCCATTCGACTCCGGATATCGGGAGGAGGAAGGTCATCTCTGCAGAGGAGAAACTGCAGGCCCTGAATCCGGATATTGAGGTTGTGGCGATCCACGAGACGATCGATGCCGGGAACATCGGGGATCTGGTCGGGGATGCCGATGGGATCGTCGACGCGATGGATAACTACCCGATCCGGTTCCTGCTGAATCAGACCGCCCTGAGCAAAGGGATCCCCCTTTTTCATGGTGCGATCAGAGGATTCCATGGCCAGGCAACCACGATCGTTCCCGGGGAGACCCCCTGCCTCTCCTGTATCTTTCCCCATGCCCCTCCAAAGGAGGTCTTTCCGGTGGTCGGCGTGACTCCCGGGATCATCGGAATGATCCAGGCAGGCGAGGTGATCAAGTACCTGACCGGGACCGGAACTCTGCTCGCCGGAAGGTTGCTGCTCTGGGACGGTCTCAATAGCCGGACCGAGGAGATCACCGTCGCGGCAAACCCACACTGCGAGGTCTGCGGTTCACCGCAGAAGGAGTAA
- a CDS encoding diadenylate cyclase: MAIPSLASAADPLLPNETTPTVVPVTPTTVPTVSTTTTTATPSPTLTTIPTTTITTTIPTSTIPTTTQIPTVTTTVSTPMTTVSTPTTTIPTLTTITTTPITTLTTIWTQSTATTTSTSHTPPALLINPPSIDQLKVTVDGTSTPGEYGQTISRISWNWGDGRIEDQPFPASHTYARAGKYVVAVTSYQSDGTYNTRTLDVELTTPTITTTAVTTTMPPPGAPRLILNAPEINNSTVMVNGIPQAGSPSMSIQKLMVDWGDQKKDEYVAFPFQHTYDSPGQYQIWITGVQSDGQSTLQNLTVEISSQVPSTLPTSGSPTAVPFWAKPGIIPGLLVVLIAAIVGGGAMLWRRRELGSVVIPTSEPLEEAVAAYTRAREHGDLVQARKSALECAQLLVILAEAEPQYSSAYLEKADDWKAIARSLTQHLEDEPEQADPGPTLSLEKNGAWGDAEKGEDVTLDEMSTEVLEGTDIDPVVFEAVLTIALEIAREGREGQSVGTAFIVGDAEQVMNASTQFILNPFKGHLVEERLITDPNLHENIKEFSLLDGAFVIASNGVVEAAGRYITVDTSGVSLPAGLGSRHASAAGITRVTNSVGVVVSQSGGLIKVIKGGKILWTITP; this comes from the coding sequence ATGGCAATCCCTTCTCTGGCATCAGCTGCTGACCCGCTGCTGCCCAATGAGACAACTCCAACGGTGGTACCGGTAACGCCCACCACAGTCCCGACGGTGAGCACAACGACTACCACCGCCACACCGTCGCCGACCCTGACCACAATTCCAACGACAACAATAACAACAACTATTCCGACATCGACCATTCCCACCACGACCCAGATCCCGACGGTGACGACGACAGTCTCAACACCGATGACGACGGTCTCAACACCGACAACCACGATCCCAACGCTCACCACGATAACGACCACACCGATCACGACCCTGACGACGATCTGGACTCAATCGACCGCCACGACCACATCCACCTCACATACCCCGCCGGCCCTCCTGATCAATCCGCCGAGCATCGACCAGTTGAAGGTTACTGTCGACGGGACCTCGACGCCTGGGGAGTATGGTCAGACGATCAGCAGGATCTCATGGAACTGGGGTGATGGTAGGATTGAGGACCAGCCCTTCCCTGCCTCGCACACCTATGCACGGGCAGGTAAATATGTGGTTGCGGTCACCAGTTACCAGAGTGACGGAACCTACAACACCCGCACCCTTGATGTGGAGTTGACGACCCCAACAATCACCACGACAGCAGTCACGACGACCATGCCTCCGCCGGGCGCGCCCCGTCTGATCCTGAACGCCCCCGAGATCAACAACAGCACGGTCATGGTGAATGGTATTCCGCAGGCGGGAAGCCCGTCGATGTCCATCCAGAAGTTAATGGTAGATTGGGGAGACCAGAAGAAGGACGAATATGTGGCTTTCCCATTTCAGCATACCTACGATAGTCCCGGGCAGTACCAGATCTGGATCACTGGTGTCCAGAGCGATGGACAGTCAACCCTCCAGAACCTGACCGTTGAGATCAGTTCCCAGGTTCCCAGCACCCTCCCAACCTCCGGTTCACCCACGGCCGTCCCCTTCTGGGCCAAGCCCGGAATCATCCCCGGGTTGCTGGTCGTGCTGATCGCAGCAATAGTTGGTGGTGGGGCGATGCTCTGGCGGCGGCGCGAGCTGGGGTCCGTGGTGATCCCGACCTCAGAACCACTCGAAGAGGCCGTGGCCGCTTATACCCGGGCCCGTGAGCATGGTGATCTGGTGCAGGCCCGGAAGAGCGCCCTTGAATGTGCCCAGTTGCTGGTGATCCTTGCTGAGGCAGAACCTCAGTACAGCTCGGCGTACCTTGAGAAGGCGGACGACTGGAAGGCGATCGCTCGTTCACTGACCCAGCATCTGGAGGACGAGCCAGAACAGGCAGACCCAGGCCCGACGCTCTCCCTCGAAAAGAACGGAGCATGGGGGGACGCCGAGAAGGGGGAGGATGTAACCCTCGATGAGATGTCGACCGAGGTTCTTGAGGGAACCGACATCGATCCGGTGGTCTTTGAAGCAGTGCTGACGATTGCCCTTGAGATCGCTCGGGAAGGCAGAGAAGGGCAGTCTGTCGGGACCGCGTTCATCGTTGGTGATGCCGAACAGGTGATGAACGCCTCGACCCAGTTCATCCTGAACCCGTTCAAGGGACATCTGGTCGAGGAACGGTTGATCACGGATCCGAATCTGCATGAGAACATCAAGGAGTTCTCACTCCTCGATGGTGCTTTTGTCATCGCGAGCAACGGTGTGGTCGAGGCGGCAGGTCGGTACATCACGGTTGACACCAGTGGTGTCTCCCTGCCGGCAGGTCTCGGTTCGCGCCATGCTTCGGCAGCAGGGATCACCAGGGTCACCAACTCGGTTGGTGTTGTTGTCTCACAGAGCGGAGGATTGATCAAGGTGATCAAGGGTGGAAAGATCCTCTGGACGATCACGCCATAA
- a CDS encoding 2,5-diamino-6-(ribosylamino)-4(3H)-pyrimidinone 5'-phosphate reductase, producing the protein MRPYVFVNVAMSADGKLSTRERRQVKISGSIDFRRVDQIKAGSDAIMVGIGTVLADDPSLTVKDPELKAGRAARGEDENPIRVVVDSRGRTPIEAAILNKGSGQRIVAVAGEADEKNRELLREKADVITTGTESVDLPALLDALHARGVRRLMVEGGGTLIWSLIKEDLVDEIQTFIGNMVIGGKDAPTLADGEGFLAAQDFVGLDLADVLRMEEGILLTWKVRHQQRSIL; encoded by the coding sequence ATGCGCCCCTATGTCTTTGTGAATGTGGCGATGAGTGCAGATGGCAAACTCTCCACCCGTGAACGTCGACAGGTGAAGATCTCAGGATCCATCGACTTTCGGCGGGTCGACCAGATCAAAGCAGGGAGCGATGCAATCATGGTCGGCATCGGCACAGTCCTCGCCGATGATCCCTCCCTGACCGTCAAGGATCCTGAGTTGAAGGCCGGCCGGGCCGCGCGGGGTGAAGACGAGAATCCGATCAGGGTGGTCGTCGACAGCCGGGGGAGAACCCCTATAGAGGCTGCGATCCTGAATAAAGGGTCTGGACAGCGGATCGTCGCGGTCGCAGGAGAGGCAGATGAGAAGAACCGGGAACTGCTTCGTGAAAAGGCCGATGTGATCACGACCGGTACTGAATCGGTCGATCTCCCCGCCCTCCTCGATGCGCTGCATGCCAGGGGTGTGCGCCGGCTGATGGTTGAAGGAGGAGGCACCCTGATCTGGTCACTCATCAAAGAAGACCTGGTCGACGAGATCCAGACCTTCATTGGGAATATGGTGATCGGCGGAAAGGATGCCCCGACTCTCGCAGACGGCGAGGGTTTTCTCGCGGCCCAGGACTTTGTCGGACTCGATCTGGCAGATGTCCTCAGGATGGAGGAGGGAATCCTCCTCACCTGGAAGGTCCGCCATCAGCAGCGTTCGATTCTCTGA
- a CDS encoding YbhB/YbcL family Raf kinase inhibitor-like protein — translation MKDLTVRLDYGELPEIFTCYGENVSPRIVYGPLDPAVKSLAVVAINPFEPGCTFTTWLICNIPPVVVVPPRIPKEKVIDLPFSAIQGMNDFGTIGYRGPCPKEGETHQITFKVYGLDSQLDLPGGFTKDELNAAMQGHVIQFGNTIAMYRR, via the coding sequence ATGAAAGATCTAACCGTGCGTCTGGACTATGGTGAGTTGCCCGAGATCTTCACCTGTTATGGAGAGAATGTTTCACCGCGAATCGTCTACGGTCCCCTCGATCCAGCGGTGAAGTCACTCGCCGTCGTGGCCATCAATCCGTTTGAACCGGGCTGTACCTTCACCACCTGGCTGATCTGCAACATTCCGCCGGTTGTCGTGGTCCCACCCAGAATTCCCAAAGAAAAGGTGATCGATCTTCCCTTCTCCGCCATTCAGGGGATGAACGACTTTGGAACGATCGGGTATCGGGGACCCTGCCCAAAGGAGGGGGAGACCCATCAGATCACCTTCAAGGTCTATGGGCTTGACAGCCAGCTGGACCTTCCCGGCGGGTTCACCAAAGACGAGTTGAACGCTGCAATGCAGGGGCATGTGATTCAGTTCGGGAACACCATCGCGATGTACAGGCGCTGA
- a CDS encoding putative sulfate/molybdate transporter produces the protein MTRSITFHHALSEISGSLGDFGTILPLTFGMILATGAPAGPVLLLLGLWHLFAGVVYKTPIPVEPMKVIAVLVIAGQADRGTMAAAGLILGFLFLSLGISGWISVIVERIPEPVTRGIQLGLALLLVRSGFQYAIPDPYLAIIGVGIILFFIMAHRFSRLPDLSAIAVLVIGVALGISLHGLPAWGFPFPQGLTIPGIGDWPAAAGSMVVPQMIQTLTNSIAAVVLITGDLFKTRVSPARVSTSLGIMNLISAPLGGIPVCHGAGGVAALYRFGASTSIANYIAGGVLIVIAIFSADHGVVTLFPVGLLGSLLFFVAIDLGRSGLKTNALPTTLVTGIVSAATSVTIGFLAGVIVWLIQRFIIKRRENDGERPV, from the coding sequence ATGACTCGTTCCATCACCTTTCATCATGCCCTCTCCGAGATCTCAGGATCCCTCGGCGACTTCGGGACCATCCTTCCGCTCACGTTCGGCATGATTCTCGCCACCGGAGCACCTGCCGGTCCGGTTCTCCTCCTCCTCGGCCTCTGGCATCTCTTCGCCGGCGTCGTCTACAAGACCCCCATCCCGGTCGAACCGATGAAGGTCATCGCCGTGCTCGTCATCGCCGGCCAGGCCGACAGGGGAACGATGGCCGCTGCCGGCCTGATCCTCGGGTTCCTCTTCCTCTCACTCGGTATATCCGGCTGGATCTCTGTCATCGTCGAACGCATTCCAGAACCGGTAACCCGGGGGATCCAGCTCGGACTTGCACTCCTGCTCGTCCGTTCCGGATTCCAGTACGCAATCCCGGACCCCTACCTTGCGATCATCGGAGTGGGGATCATCCTCTTCTTCATCATGGCACACCGGTTCAGCCGCCTCCCTGACCTGTCAGCGATTGCAGTCCTCGTCATCGGGGTAGCGCTGGGAATCAGCCTGCACGGGCTGCCGGCCTGGGGATTTCCGTTCCCCCAGGGGTTGACGATACCCGGAATTGGGGACTGGCCCGCTGCAGCCGGATCCATGGTGGTCCCCCAGATGATCCAGACCCTGACCAACTCGATAGCAGCCGTCGTCCTCATCACCGGGGATCTCTTCAAGACCAGGGTCTCCCCCGCCCGGGTCTCCACCTCTCTTGGGATCATGAACCTGATATCAGCCCCGCTCGGTGGGATCCCGGTCTGCCACGGGGCAGGAGGGGTCGCGGCCCTGTACCGGTTCGGGGCCAGTACCTCCATCGCCAACTACATTGCCGGGGGGGTATTGATCGTCATCGCGATCTTCTCTGCCGATCATGGAGTCGTCACCCTCTTCCCGGTCGGCCTCCTCGGCTCGCTCCTCTTCTTCGTTGCGATCGATCTCGGTCGATCCGGTCTGAAGACCAATGCCCTCCCGACGACCCTTGTCACCGGAATCGTATCGGCGGCCACGTCAGTGACGATCGGTTTCCTCGCCGGGGTCATAGTCTGGCTGATCCAGCGGTTCATCATCAAGAGAAGAGAGAACGATGGGGAACGACCAGTTTAA